The stretch of DNA GTACTTGAAATTCATTCTGGCACACAATGGCAATTATAGCTGAATGTTTTTGGTTCTTGAACTTGTAGTctcaaaaattgattatttaactTGTTTGAACAATGCGATAGCTTATAAGGGCCGTGACTAGGAGTTTCCAATGATTAAGTTAGTTAAATGGTGGCACTAGAAAGATGACCAACAGCATATCAAGTCTATCCACTATCTGGGACTAGAAAGACTGATTTATGATAAAATGTTGAGTCCTACCATGCGCGTGTTTGGATACCATGGGCCTATTTGGTATTGCTCTGGTATGCTTTGAAAGGAACGTTGATGTGTCAACTCCCTGAGGATATGACTGGAAATTCTTGATCAGTAGAAGGATTGAGAGATAAATAGGGAGAAACGAGAGAGAATTTAGGGAGAGAAGAAGATAGAAacgagggagggagagagaaatcagaatttCAGTGTATTTTTGTATCCTCCGTGGGATGGGATCAGCTGTATTTATAGCTGATCCTAACCTCCCCCCATGTGCGGGTAACCGCTTATATGTGCTGGGAATGTACAAGCTGCCAATGCAGCAACAAACTTAGTACAACCCCCTTACAGCATACTTTGCTAATATACTATTTTTCCCCTCTATTACATTCTAATTACAGTATCTTCCCCACTACTTCATTAGTACATGACATGatgaaaatagtttttgatAATTGAGTGTGGTGTTATGCGTATTAGTGTTAAAAGCAAGTAGTGAGTGTCTAGTTAACATTTTCACTGCTGTGCTGTAGATAtgtaaaatgactaaaaaagaCACTAgtacaataattattaaatgaacattttaaacaaatatttctatataaaccattttttcataatatatcttatataaataaaatgaaaatattgtttgtttgaaataattgtatacttaaaatatttttaaccaaaaacgttatttcaaaactgttaacTACGTAGAATATATTgtttccacatatatatatatatatatatagattttatatgCAATAATGCAAATGCAAAAGTAGTATTGGTATGCATTTCAaggttgattttattttatttttaaatatagaatGCAAGCTaaacattgaaaaataagataaaactaattttttgtgtaaaacattttatgtaaaatttatttttcaatataaaacattttatattgaaaaaagaaatataaagactaaattatttataacattcTTCTCCAtgtatatgataaatatataaatgaagctatacttataaataaaaattgaacattattttaaataaaaagttttacaaataaattattttttatatgcatacatatataaataaatttagaattaattgaaattaaaaatatcgaGCTGTTTTGGAAGTTATCATGATTGTGAGGAAAGGGAAtggtaataaaaataaaggttaattactaaaaattacCAAACTTTGACTAGTATATCAATTCTACAACAAACTTTAAAGTTTATCAATTTTACATTTgaactttcaattttttaagtaattaatacTCTTTTCTTGtgttaattattgatttttttcataCTTCCCAAACTTGTCCATGCACAGAATTAGAGTTTGTCATTATGTGCAtgattaaatttgaaaaatgggaagaaaacttaataattaatgcataaATTGAGTTTTAATGGTGTTGTAGAATTGatacaaaattgaaagtttaaatgtaaaattgatACATTCTAAAGATCGTGGTTGAATTGATACACTAGTTAAAGTTTGGTAATTAACCCTAAAAATAAATGGCCCTTTAGAGATTGTGGGTCTTGCTATAAGtttcatttattttactttaaagCTGTGATCCCTTGCTTTTGCTTTTAAGCGGTTTAGAAGAAGTAGCTGGTGCTTTAAAAGCAAAGTTATGCTTAACCAAATATTgcttttccaaaatttttaagaaaaagaagCTGCACTTTAAAAGCACAGCAATACCAAACAGGTCCAATATGTTGTGGTATTGCAATTTATACACTGAATGTCTTGGATTCTGTCAACCCTGACATTCCATTTCTGGATTATATTGACCACGAACTTCAGCTCTGCATTACATTAGATGTTTTGTATCATTTGGTTAATCTGGAGCTAACACTACGTTTTATTTTGCAGATGATAATGGAGTcttgtttaaattctgattgGCTACAGCACTCTTTTCACTCTTGGGCACAGAGATGTCAGAATGCAAACAGTGCTGAATCTGTTGAAATGCTGAAGGAGGTACATTCTCAGCTAtctggcttttttttttttattattttaaattctattaaaTTGGAGGGTAGAGCATATGGTCTATTTATTTGTTCTCTAAAATCTCCTTTGATTTGATAGTTATATGCAGATTTAACTTTTGGCATTTATGCTCCATCTTTTTGATGAATGCTTCTTCCAAGAGCAGGTGCAGCTCTCTTTTGTTGGGTAACTTCAAGTATACATGAGACTGCACTTTGAATGCACATTtcagaaaagagaaataaagaagTTTCATTTTATTGAATgcaagtttttcttttcttcttttcttaatgCAAGCCTTATCCTTCACAtggttccttcatgtgttatTATCGCCTTTACCTTGTAGCATGTTTGCAAGAGGTGGATGGAATGAAAATGGATGGAATAAAATGGGTGGAATAGGGTTCTTATTTGGGAGAGACAATAATAATGGAATGGAATTGAAATTGATGAAACACTTTCTATCCATTCTCCTCCAAAGCCCTACTTTTTGTATCCCTTGATTGGGGGAGAATGGAAggaaaaattcaattttgtgTTTGACAACAGTaaccttaataattttatagaagTTGAAATTTTCCCTCCACTTAACAAAACTCAATCTTTCCATTAAGAGGGTATTAATTGCcgtttgtttaatatttttctgTTCCATCTATTTCCATTACTTTCCCAAATGAGAGGAGAAAGtattttacatttctttaagtTTACTTTCCTTCTCTTGCCCTCCCAAAcaaatggaaaatattttaaatttcattttactcTTTTTCATTCCATCCCATTCCATTACTAGGTTTTTCCCAAGCAGAGCCTTAGCCTCCGCACACCCACCTCTTTATTAAGCAATTTTTGTTGCTGAGCCTCAATATTACCACCTCTTTATTAAGAAATCTCCATCTCTGGTGCCACTTTAGAGCAACTATTGCCATTCCTGTAGAAGTTACTACTAATTTTATGGGTTGCTTTAAAGCCTTGGCCATACAAAAATTCCGCTTGCATATATCACATATAATAGAACATTGTACACAGTGATTTATTTGAGGGAGAAGATTATTAATCATGTGgttcaaatcaaatttagaattttccCATGTAAGTAATTAACTTCCTTCTATATGTTACTAGATCTTTTCATTCTTGTATCTTTCTTAACTCAACTATTGTATCGAGCCAACTAATACCTTATTTTTAGCCTGGGTATCTAACTGTTCTCTGTATGGATGAAGTTGCTTTATTCCAAgtgaaacatatataaaaaaggaACAGGAAAGCAAGAACTTGTGAGTTATTATTTGTCACGATATTGTCCCTTAATAGCaggaattttaatttcttttacattgtaattttctgttttgctttACTGCTTTCATTTCTggttattattgtaattcctAGAATCAGTTTGTTAGCTAAGATTCCCCACGTGGAGGggggctagaataggacaaaacttTTGGTTACAACTGTTGGGAGGGTGAGGATTGCCTATGGACGCGGCCACCCAGCTATATCAGCCCCCAGGACTCTCTTGGAGAGGCATGGAATATGAGTTCTCAATTCTAATTTCTAtctatcttctcttcttcttgatcttccttctcttcttcctaactttctctctcaatctctcctATTTCTCTGTTAACACTGATTACATCTCTTCAATACCATCTGGATTGAGAGTGTAATCCTATTGTCACCCACATTCGTAACattaattggtatcagagccaccggtTCTCGGCCAAAACTCTATTGTATTGAGAACGATGGCAAATGGTACTTGCATGAAGAGCCTGGAGACGCAGCTCTAGCAAGTCAGCTTGACTATGGCGGATTTCCAGAACTGAGCCGATCAATTGGAGTTAGGAGCTACCCAGAATCATGAGGCTATCATAGCAATGGATTGTAAGTTGGAGAGTTCCATGGAGGGACTAGAACGAAGGTTGGATGTTTCGATCGCGAGGGTGCGAGATGAATTGGGAGCTCAAATGCAGCAGTTCATGGTAATGTTTACTCATCAGAACTCAATAAGGTTATCCCCTGATTTTCTCCTAGGGAGAGAAATGAGTCAATTCTGCAAGGAAATAGAATGAACCGGGGAATTGGGACCTCTGAAATTGAGGTTAACTCGGAGGAGGAGTTGGAGAAGATGTTGGGTAGGGATAGGGTAGAACCACCCAATCATCATCATCTGGGGTACCCTATGCCTCGGATGGAGATTCCGACATTTGAGGGAGTTAATCCCTGTTGGTGGTTAAGGAAATTTGAGAGGTTGTTCAAGTGGTACAAAATACCGAGGGTACAGAGGATATCCCTAGCTACTGCTTATTTCAATGAAACAGTGGATGCGTGGTTCCAAAGGTGGCTTAATGTGAGGAGGGAGTATACATGGGAGGAGTTCTCTGAAAAGTTATGTGAGAGATTTGGAGAAAGGAGCATGATGGATGTCatagaggaattcaacaaactcaAGCAAGTAGGAAGTGTACAATCCTATTTGCAAAAGTTTGAAGAGTTAAGGTCATTCATGATTCGCCACAACCCCCATCTCTCGGAAGCTTATTTCGTGTCAAACTTCATGAGTGGCCTTAGTGAAGAATTGCGgccaatggtgaaaatgataaGGCTAAGAATAATGGAATAGGCCTCGAAGAGTGCCCGATTACAGGAAACATTGGTAGAGGCGATGATGAAGAAACTGAGGCAAAAGCAACGAGGAATAGTTCTGGGCACCTCTAATGTGGGGGGAAAGAACTACAACCGGGAAGTGATGAAGGGAAAATAGGTAGGGGGATCAAGTTCAGTACCATACGGGGAACAACTGAGAGAACAAAGGAGATTGGCGAACCTCTGTTTTCGTTTTGGCGATAAATACTATCAGGGACACCAATGTAAAAGGCAAATCCTCCTATTAGAGGGTGATGAGGAGGATCAAGGAGAGACAGGGGAATTGAATCTTGAGGAGGATGATAGGGAGGACAATGGGGACATTTCAATTCACGCTCTGAAGGGGGTAGCTAATAATAAGATTATGAAGGTGGAGGGCCGAGCTAATGGGTGTAACCTGATGATTCTAGttgacagtgggagtacccacagcttTCTTGATAAAAACACAGCCAAGAGACTTGAATGTCAACTCACGGGAACCCCACCCTTGAGTGTGATAGTGGTAAATGGGGATAGGGTGTTGAGCAAATCGGCTTGTAATGGTTTTGGCTGGGAAATGCAAGGAGAGATGCTTGAGGTAGACCTAAGACTCCTATAACTCGGAGGCTGTGATGTTATCCTAGGCGTAGATTGGATGAAGTGGGTGAGCCCCATAAACTTTGATTTTAACAGAATAGAGGTTTCCTTCGAAAAGGAAGGGAAAAGGATGACTTTGATCGGAGGGGAGGGAAGGAAACAGGTAGTTGCAAAATGATCAATAGAAGAAGGATGGAGAGGATGTTAAAAGGGAAGTAGAACCAGTTGGCACACTTGTTCTCGATTGTGGTCGTCGAGGAGGCCAAAGAAGGATAGAAGGCGTAAGGAGAGATGTTCCTGACAATTAGCACATCTCAAGATATGGCTGACCAGGTATTTTACTTAGACCTTCTTAGTACATTGCTGGTAGAGTATGAGGATCTATTCTTGGAACCTACATCCCTTCCCCCTACCAAAGTTCATGACCACGCCATCAACCTAAAACCTAACGTAGAACCAGTTAACATCCGGTCTTACCGATACCCCCTTGTCCAAAAgaatgaaattgaaagaatggtTAGGGATATGCTTCAACAATCCATAATCCATCCTAGCCAAAGTCCTTTTGCTTCCCCAGttttattagtaaaaaaaaagatggaacatggcatttttgtgtggattaccgcCAACTAAATGTCTTAACCATCAAAGATAAGTTTCCTATACCCTTTGTTGAGGACATTTGGATGAATTATGCAATGTCCAATTCTTTTTTAAGCTGAACCTACGTTTGTGGTATCACCTAATTCGAATGAAACCTGAGGACATCCCTAAAACagcctttagaacccaccatgggcattttgaattcttaGTGATGCTCTTTGGACTCACCAATGCCCTGACCACCTTCCAATATCTCATGAACCGTATCTTCGAGCCTTACCTTCGCAAGTTcatacttgtattctttgatgatatacttaTCTATAGCTCCACCTTTGACTAACACCTAACTCACCTAAAAACCACATTTGATATCCTCAAATCTAATAAGCTCTTTATTAAGAAGTCTAAGTGTACTTTTGGTCAAGGGCAAATGGAGTATTTGGGCCATATCATATCTAAAGAAGGGGTCAGCACTGACCCGAGGAAGGTAGAGGCTATGGTAGCTTGGCCAATGCCAAATTCAGTAAGGGCTTTGAGGGGATTTTTGGGATTAACTAGGTACTACAGGCGGTTTGTGAAGGGTTACAGGGCCATCAACAAGCCTTTGATAGACTTATTAGGAAGGGGGGGTTTGAGTGGGGACAAACTACGGAGGAAGCTTTTGCTAAGTTGAAAGAAGCTATGAGTAATGTGCCGGTCTTAGGGCTACTAGATTTTAGCAAACCCTTCATTTTAGAGACAAATGCAAGTGGAACGAGTATTGGGGCAGTGTTAGCCCAAGAGGGAAGGCCCTTGGCTTTCTTAAGTCGGGCCTTGAGCCCTAAGCATTTGGGGCTCAGTATCTATGAAAAAGAGTTTATAGCTGTTTTGATGGCGGTGGACAAGTGGAAGCATTACTTGGAAGGGGGAAAATTCATAATCAAAATCGATCATGAAAGTCTAAAGTTCCTATTACAACAAAAACTTCAAACCCAACTGCAAAAAAAAGGTTTGTCCAAATTGATGGGGTTGGATTATACCACATAATATAGAAAGGGGAAGGAAAATACAGCTGCTGACGCATTATCAAGGTGCCATGAGGAAGGAAGTGTGGCAGCCATATCCTAGGTGGTGTCGAAATGGTACAATGAGGTGATTGATAGCTATGAGGAGGATAAAAAACTGAAGGGGTTGTTAGAAAAATTGACAGTGGGGACCTAGGAGGAAGGAGGATATACCTTGAGTGGGGGATTGTTGAGACGTCACGAGAGATTGGTGATTGGGGATGATACCGGGCTTAAGAAGAAGATCATGCAATCCTTGCATGAATCTTCGTTAGGAGGGGCACTCCGGGGTGCAAAACACTTGTGGGTTAAAAGGTTGTTTCAATGGCCAGGGATGAAAGCCAAAATTGGAAGATATGTGTTGCCCTATGACACTTGCAAGAGGTGCAAGTCTGAAAACGTAGCCTATCCCGAACTGTTATAGCCATTACCCATCCCCAACCAAGCTTGGACCAGCGTGtcaatggattttgtggaagggTTTCCAAAATCGGAGGGAAGGGACAATATACTGGTAGTAGTAGATCGGCTGACCAAATTTGTTCATTTCAAGGGCTAACTCACCCTTTTACCGCTCAAGAGGTAGCCAGGGTCTTCCTGGACCGAGTGGTTAAGTTGCATGGGACCCCTAAGTACATTATCTTAGACCGGGATAGGATTTTTACAAGTTTGATGTGGCAGGAACTCATGAAGGCCTTGGGAACCAAGCTAAGCATGTCTATTGCCTACCATCCTCAATCAGACGGGAAAATGGAGAGAGTAAACCAAAGTTTGGAAACCTATCTGAGGTGTGTTTGCCTCTTACGGCCCAAGGAGTGGCACCGATGGTTGTccctagcccaatggtggtataataccAACCACCATTCCTCTATCAAAGTGTCACCATTCGAGGCCCTATTTGGATACCAACCACCAACCTTGCTAGCTGTTGAAAGAGAATCCAATGTAGCAATAGTGGAAGAATACCTACAGCAACGAAAACAAGTAACTCAACAGCTTAAGCAAGAGTTGGCATCGGCCAGGAATAGGATGAAGCAAATAGCTGATCGAAAGAGAAGTGAGAGAGAGTTTGCAATGGGAGATAATGTGTATTTGAGGCTGCGGTATCCACATCTCAAGTCAATCACTAAGGGAAAGGTGACTAAACTCAGCCCTAAGTACTTTGGTCCTTTTGCCATAGAAGCTAAAGTAGGATAGGTGGCATATTGTCTAAAGCTACTGGAGGAGACCCAGATTCATCTAGTATTTCATGTGTCCCTCCTCAAGGAATCCGTGGGAACTCAACTAGTAAGCAAAGCCCTACCTACATTCCCTAAAGAAGCCACCGATGTGGTGGAACCAGAGACTATACTCGAGAGGAGGGTGGTGTACAAGTAGGGGGCTCCATTGATTCAAGTGTCAGTCAAGTGGCGTGGCAGCTCTTCGGATTGCAGCACTTGGGAGTATCTCCTGGATCTCCTAAAACAATTTCCCAGAACGGCCAGTCTttttagcatttcttgaggacaagaaattggtTAAGGAGGGGGTAATTATCACGATCGTCCCTTAATAGctagaattttaatttcttttgcattgtaattttctattttgcttTACTGCTTTCATTTCTagttattattgtaattcctAGAATCAGTTTGTTAGCTAAGATTCCCCACGTGgagctagaataggacaaaacttTTGGTTACAACTGTTGGGGGGGTGAGGATCGCCTGTGGACGTGGCCACCCAGCTATACCAGCCCCCAGGACTCTCTTGGAGAGGCATGGAATATGAAttctcaattctgatttctatctatcttctcttcttcttgatcttccttctcttcttcctaactttctctctcaatctctcccaTTTCTCTGTTAACGCTGTTTACATCTCTTCAATACCATCTGGATTGAGAGTGTAATCCTATTGTCACCCACATTCGTGACATTAATTGACTTGACAAAAGATGAGAAACCTAAACTGCCTTAACCTAATCTTGCTTCGGAAAAGTTTTAAGCAAGCATGAAGATATGTGCCCAAGCAAATTTTCATGGAGTCATATTTCCAGATAAATTCTGATGGAATTACACCAAAACTCAGTCTactttgtgaaaaaaaaaaaagtgcctAACCTTTTGAAGGTGTTACTTGTTTAACTTGTTGGTCATAATTTTGGTCTGTAATTATGTTACCCTGTTGAGCAAGAGTATTATGTTGTGAAATCTGTTCTAGTGACATAGAAGTCATACCTGCACAGTATTGGATTTgcttatttcttcctatttgaCATTGTTGGAATTGAGATTCATGATCCAATGATAACCTCTGAGTAGGGTTTTACAGTTCACTCTATGTGAATTATGATACCACACAAGATGGGCGTTTTGAAAACTTATCCAACATTGAGGTTGGAATGGAATGATTGGTTATGTGGAAGCATCATCATTCCACTTCTTTGATGTTATTATACCTTGGAAGCACCTATTTCTGTCTTCTTTCGACTTTACTCTTCTGGTGCTTGTGTGATTTAAACTTATGGAAGTTTGTCTAAGAACACTGTCTGATTTACTGGACTTACAGTAACATTGACTTTATTAGTGGGGCATTTTTTTTCTGTGTTAGAAATTGGATGAAATTCTACAACTAAGTCCGTGTACCAGTAACAGTACTTAACCCTTAATCACTTTAGAATTTTACTTGTTCCCCACAGTATTTGCTAATGCATTTTACTTCTTGATTCAGGAATTGGTTGATTCTATTCTGTGGGATGAGGTCAGCTTACTTCCAGATGAAGTAGTACGGCCAGAGCTGGTTTATGAATATAAGAACTGGAAACATGAAGTTATGAAATGGTTTTCAATATCACATCCTTTACCTAGTGTTGGAGACATAGGGAAACAGACTAGTCACAGCCCTTTGCCAACAGGACTTCAGGTTAGCAGGAAGAGACCCAAGCTTGAAGTTCGTCGTGCTGAGTCACACCTCTTCCAGGTTGATGCCCAGGGTTCAGCTCAGGCCGTAACTGTGGAGATTGATGCGGGATTTTTTGATGGTCAAGGTATTGGGCATACTGGTCAACTTGAAACCAATCCTGCTAGAGAGGAACTTCATTTGGAGGGCACCGCATATAAAGGACCTCCCAGTAGTTTGACTGATAAATGGGGTGAGATTGTTGTTGAAGCTGAAGGTTCTGAGGTCATTCAGAGTAAAGATGTGAATGTGACACCGATTGGTGGAGGGGCGGCTAGGAAATCCTTGGATCCTTGTAATAAGAATCGCCAGTGCTTAGCTTTTATTGAAGCAAAGGGAAGACAGTGTGTAAGGTGGGCAAATGATGGTGATGTTTACTGCTGTGTGCATTTGGCCTCCCGTTTTGTTGGCAATACTGCAAAAGCAGAGGCTAGTCCACCTGTAGATGTGCCATTGTGTGAAGGTACCACTACTCTTGGTACCAGGTGCAAGCATCGGTCTCTATATGGATCCTCTTTCTGCAAGAAACACAGACCCCATGACAATAAGAATGTGACCTCGAATTCACCTAATGATAGGATTAAGAGAAAGCATGAGGAGGTTATGAACATATCTGATACCACAAATTGCAAAGCGATTGTATTAGTGGGAGAAGTTGAAACACCTCTCCAAGTGAATCCCATCTCAGTCATGAGTAAAGAAGCTTTCAGTGAAAGGAACTTAATGGAGATATCTGGACAGTCCAGGTTGGAATATGATGGCAATGAGGTGTTACACTGCATAGGCTCAAGTCCTCAGGATTACAGTAATCCTTGTCTAGAAATTCCAAAAAGTCATTCCTTATACTGTGAAAAACACCTACCAGGGTGGCTGAAGCGTGCAAGGAATGGGAAAAGCAGGGTAATTTCAAAGGAAGTTTTTATAGATCTTTTGAAGGATTGTTGCTCACGGGAGCAAAAACTGCATTTACATCAAGCATGTGAGGTGTTCTACAGGCTCTTCAAAAGTATCCTATCCCTAAGAAATCCTATTCCTAAGGAAATCCAACTACAGTGGGCCATTTCTGAAGCTTCTAAAGATGTTAGAATAGGGGAGTTACTGATCAAGTTGGTTTGCAGTGAAATAGAGAGACTCAGGAGGCTTTGGGGCTTTGATGCTGGCCAAGACAAACAGTCTTCTTCACATGGCAAAGAATTGGTTCCTTTCGAAGAACCAGTTCCTGTTCCAGTGGCTACTGATGGTGAGCATGACATACAAAATACCGTCAAATGCAAAATATGCtctgataatttttttgatgaCAAAGCACTTGGCGCACACTGGATGGACAATCATAAAAAGGAAGCACAATGGCTATTTAGAGGTTATGTTTGTGCTATCTGCCTGGACTCCTTTACTAACAAGAAGGTCCTGGAAGCACATGTGCAGGAGAGACACCATGTGCAATTTGTGGAACAATGCATGCTTTTACAGTGTATTCCTTGTGGTGGTCATTTTGGGAACCCTGAGCAGTTATGGTTGCATGTGTTCTCAGTTCATCCTGATAAGCTCAGGATGTCAGAACATGCTGAACAGCATAACCTGATTTGTGGTGAAGATTCTCCTCAGAGACTTGAGCTGGGAAATTCAGTTTCTGTTGATAATAAGACCTCTAATAGTCAAGGTGGTCTTAGAAAGTTCATTTGCAGGTTTTGCAGGTTGAAGTTTGATTTGCTGCCTGACCTAGGTCGTCATCATCAAGCTGCTCATATGGGGCCAAATTCTGTAACCCCTCGTCCCCCTAAGAGAGGTGTTCGTTTTTATGCTTATAGGTTAAAATCAGGGAGACTAAGTCGTCCTAAATTTAGGAAAGGTCTAGGATCAGTATCATATCGCATTCGGAATAGGGGTGCTGCAAGTATGAAAAAACGCTTCCAGGCTTTAAATGCTGTTGGCAGTGGGGACATGAAGGTGCACTCTCATGTAACTGAAGCAGGAAATCTAGGTAGATTGGTAGAGTCTCAATGCTCAGCTGTTGCAAAGATATTATTTTCTGAGATCCAGATAACAAAACCACATCCTAGTAATCTTGATATTATAACTATTGCTCGATCTTCATGTTGCAAGGTCAGCCTCCAAAcctctttggaggagaaatatGGGCTATTGCCAGAATGTTTGTACTTGAAGGCAGCCAAACTTTGTAGTGAGTATAATATTCTTGTGACTTGGCATAAGGAGGGGTTTGTTTGTCCTAAAGGGTGTAAACCAATTTCAGGCCCAAATATAGTATCCTCATTGATGCCACTCTCAGAGGATTTACTGGGACCACAATCTGCAGAGGGAGATCCTGCAGAGAATGAATGGGAGATGGATGAGTGCCACTATGTTGTTGATTCCCGCCATTTTAAACATAATCCCATACAGAAAACTTTCATCTTGTGTGATGATATAAGCTTTGGACTGGAGTCAATTCCCGTAATATGTGTGGTGGATGAAGATCTTTTGGATTCCATTCGCATTGTTCGAGATAGTTCTGGTGGCCAACTAACTGCATATTCTATGCCCTGGGAGAGCTTTACATATGTCAGGAAACCATTGCTTGATCGATCCCTTGAAGCTGAGGTACTGTCAAAAACTTCCTTTGGTCCTGGTTTATATCAACAgcttcttgtcttttcattttcttttcttatcctTGTCTAAATCATCTTGATGTAGATTATTTTAGTTTCTTGCAAATTATCTCTCTCGTCCCACTTTGAATGATACATAAAGGGCATCCCCAGTGCCTAGGGCTTCCTGCTTTTTGGGGGAGGGGAGGGTCATTTTTGTACAAAACATTCCTGTTACTGTTTTTATGAAGAGGTTGTTTCCAGTGCTCAAACTCATAACTTTTTGGTCataaaggagcaaccttatCATTGCCACCGAGGCTCAGCCTTtgagaacatatgaa from Diospyros lotus cultivar Yz01 chromosome 6, ASM1463336v1, whole genome shotgun sequence encodes:
- the LOC127803442 gene encoding histone-lysine N-methyltransferase SUVR5 isoform X1; amino-acid sequence: MIGGSLIPSHLSVLGLLQVEFRSSPISHVDDLLTGLHGGGEWDVIGDNTDRHCVIDFRESNCVEHGGQVQVADVKENDLSPDVERAQEERQGEAQWTNGELGNSEGQCSGASYFEIEMEGQNISCDSHDSEDDTFNGQELSTETCLASETSDLILDANDNGLLANPREGESSLSESNWLERDEALAVWVKWRGKWQAGIRCARADWPLATLKAKPTHDRKKYLVIFFPRTRNYSWADVLLVRPINQFPEPIAYKTHKVGVKMVKDLTLACRFIMQKLAVGMLNIIDQHTKALVENARNVMVWKEFAMEASRCKSYSDLGSVLLKLQTMIMESCLNSDWLQHSFHSWAQRCQNANSAESVEMLKEELVDSILWDEVSLLPDEVVRPELVYEYKNWKHEVMKWFSISHPLPSVGDIGKQTSHSPLPTGLQVSRKRPKLEVRRAESHLFQVDAQGSAQAVTVEIDAGFFDGQGIGHTGQLETNPAREELHLEGTAYKGPPSSLTDKWGEIVVEAEGSEVIQSKDVNVTPIGGGAARKSLDPCNKNRQCLAFIEAKGRQCVRWANDGDVYCCVHLASRFVGNTAKAEASPPVDVPLCEGTTTLGTRCKHRSLYGSSFCKKHRPHDNKNVTSNSPNDRIKRKHEEVMNISDTTNCKAIVLVGEVETPLQVNPISVMSKEAFSERNLMEISGQSRLEYDGNEVLHCIGSSPQDYSNPCLEIPKSHSLYCEKHLPGWLKRARNGKSRVISKEVFIDLLKDCCSREQKLHLHQACEVFYRLFKSILSLRNPIPKEIQLQWAISEASKDVRIGELLIKLVCSEIERLRRLWGFDAGQDKQSSSHGKELVPFEEPVPVPVATDGEHDIQNTVKCKICSDNFFDDKALGAHWMDNHKKEAQWLFRGYVCAICLDSFTNKKVLEAHVQERHHVQFVEQCMLLQCIPCGGHFGNPEQLWLHVFSVHPDKLRMSEHAEQHNLICGEDSPQRLELGNSVSVDNKTSNSQGGLRKFICRFCRLKFDLLPDLGRHHQAAHMGPNSVTPRPPKRGVRFYAYRLKSGRLSRPKFRKGLGSVSYRIRNRGAASMKKRFQALNAVGSGDMKVHSHVTEAGNLGRLVESQCSAVAKILFSEIQITKPHPSNLDIITIARSSCCKVSLQTSLEEKYGLLPECLYLKAAKLCSEYNILVTWHKEGFVCPKGCKPISGPNIVSSLMPLSEDLLGPQSAEGDPAENEWEMDECHYVVDSRHFKHNPIQKTFILCDDISFGLESIPVICVVDEDLLDSIRIVRDSSGGQLTAYSMPWESFTYVRKPLLDRSLEAESLQLGCACPHSTCSPENCDHVYLFDDDYENAKDIYGKPMRGRFPYDEKGRIILEEGFLVYECNHICSCSRSCQNKVLQNGVQVKLEVFKTEKKGWAVRAREAILCGTFVCEYIGEIIDEQEANRRRDRYGGKGWGYFYDIDSHLSDLSRLIEGQVPYVIDAMNYGNVSRYLNHSCSPNLVSRQVLVETIDCQLAHIGLYASRDIAAGEELTYNFRYKLLPGEGHPCHCGASNCRGRLY